From Triticum aestivum cultivar Chinese Spring chromosome 7B, IWGSC CS RefSeq v2.1, whole genome shotgun sequence:
TTCTAGGTGTTTCCCCGCATAGATGAGCTTCTGGTAGTCGGTAGGAATGCCGTCTCTGTCCTGGATCATGGCCTTGACACAAGCGATGGTGTCGAGGTTCTCGAAATGATGCGTGGTGGTCTTGCCAGTCAACCCTTTGAGATAAATTCGGATCTTCCTTCTCAGGCAGCGCAGATGGAGGCGAATAGTGGATTCATCCTTGATGCCGTAATCGGCCACGGTGCGTCTGTCCTCCAGCTCGTCCTCGCCAAAGGTAAGGCGCTGTTGATCCTGAATCTTGGCCTTGACGACGTTGATGGTGTCAGACGGGTCGACGTTGATGCTGATCATGGTGCCGATGAAGGTCTCGACAAAGAGCTTCATCTGGTGAATTGAATGAGAGCAAAAAGCATCAGCAATTGTGAGTTCCAGCTACGGATGATCCGACAATGAACAAAACAAAACTTAATTAACCCATTGACGGACGGTGATCAATTAATTAAGCAACCTATAATGGAGTACTACCTTCAAGTCTGCTACAGATGAGATCAACAGCTAACTCCCGTACCTTTCGGCGTGAACTCGATGACGACGGACGGAGAGGCGGAAGGAATCTCGGGATCGATCGATGATATGGTTTGTTGGCTCCAAATCGATAGATGGATGGAGACGTACGTGAATCTCGGGAAGGATGTGTGTGCATATATCGCCAACGGCCCACATCCCACGGGTATGGAGGGTTTAATCTGCAGGCAGGTTCCTTCCAAGGCAAGCCGCGTGATTTTGCCTTCGGTATCGGCCCGTTCCATTTTGTTTGGACTACCGTGATGGAAGGAACCTGGAATTGCCATGCAAATACAAGGCAACCTAAGGTATGGATACATGTCGGCTCTGATTATTCCATCCGATAGGAATGGTCTAGTCTGGTCTCCAGCTCTTCATACGGACATCCGGCGTTGGACATTCTAGCATTATCAGAGGTTCAGAAGTTTATTTCGCAAAAGCTTCATTGTTCTCATAATAGTACTCCctctaaactaatataagagcatttagattactaaagtagtgatctagatgctcttatattagtttatggagggagtagaTAATAGAGTGGCAGATTGTTTAGCGAGGTATAGTCGTATTGAATGTAACACCATCATTTGCTTACACATCGGGCCTCCATGTACTGAGGAATTCTCGCCTCTACACTATAACTCTATAATTTTGAAATAAAACTTATTTTTCACCCCGCAAAAAAATACGAGATTGTCACAAAAGAAAGGGATTGTCATAATATGCAGCATAGGGGTTGAACAAACTAGCGAAACAAGATATAAGTTCAGAGTTTGGAGACGCCCCACAAATTTGTAGGGTTTGTTTTTCTCTCTTTACTGAAAACAGACCCCTACGCGTCGGCGGACCTATACAGGACTACGTTGGATGGCAAACTGCATCCGTTCATCGCGGGCCGGACCCTTGCGGAAGATTTAAGGGTCCACTTTAAAGATGTCCTTACACCAACAGCATCAATAACCTCCTTCGATCTTCAAGGGCCGAGCTTAGCTCGTCTTGGGCTGCCCCATAGACGACATTCCACAAAAAGTTGTACTAATTTCATAATTCTCGTCCAATGACCACACATAACTTAGACCTCTCCGAATCTTTTTTAGTGATTCAAATCTATCATAGAAGTCCATTGtcgaaaataataaaaaattacattgagatctCTAGACCT
This genomic window contains:
- the LOC123161750 gene encoding ubiquitin, whose protein sequence is MKLFVETFIGTMISINVDPSDTINVVKAKIQDQQRLTFGEDELEDRRTVADYGIKDESTIRLHLRCLRRKIRIYLKGLTGKTTTHHFENLDTIACVKAMIQDRDGIPTDYQKLIYAGKHLEDGRTMDDYAIQDDATFHLVLRL